The following are from one region of the Synechococcus sp. CBW1108 genome:
- a CDS encoding DUF3386 domain-containing protein has protein sequence MTVTPEAPPSQHSAPIAPGSDCTAAFRAAYENRYTWESGFAGYAGRCSWQQGERTVTGTFQLGADLKASLEGIDDAEIHKALASQLWEVAIHRVRRSFEQTHGANSFSAGDTDAVGTEVIVGGKGEGDRYRIKGDVVTMVHRHIHGTVVTIFTESTTDTGSGYLSRTYTSRYSDPATGEVKGGISRFTDTFVPLTETGPWVLSERVVETEAHGDTPAGRQVFRFEDLVPLG, from the coding sequence GTGACCGTCACCCCCGAGGCACCCCCTTCCCAGCACAGCGCCCCGATCGCCCCGGGCAGCGACTGCACGGCGGCCTTCCGGGCGGCCTACGAGAACCGCTACACCTGGGAGAGCGGTTTTGCTGGTTACGCCGGCCGCTGTAGCTGGCAGCAGGGCGAGCGGACCGTGACCGGCACTTTCCAGCTGGGCGCCGACCTCAAGGCCAGCCTGGAGGGCATCGACGACGCCGAGATCCATAAGGCCTTGGCCTCCCAGCTCTGGGAGGTGGCGATCCACCGGGTGCGCCGCAGCTTCGAGCAGACCCACGGCGCCAACAGCTTCAGCGCCGGCGACACCGATGCGGTGGGCACCGAGGTGATCGTGGGCGGCAAGGGCGAGGGCGACCGCTACCGCATCAAGGGCGACGTGGTGACGATGGTGCATCGCCATATCCACGGCACCGTGGTGACGATCTTCACCGAGAGCACCACCGACACCGGTAGCGGCTACCTGAGCCGCACCTACACCAGCCGCTACAGCGACCCAGCTACGGGTGAAGTCAAAGGGGGGATCAGCCGCTTCACCGACACCTTCGTGCCGCTCACCGAGACTGGCCCCTGGGTGTTGAGCGAGCGGGTGGTAGAGACCGAGGCCCACGGCGATACGCCGGCGGGCCGCCAGGTGTTTCGGTTCGAGGATCTGGTTCCCCTGGGCTAG
- a CDS encoding ABC transporter permease: MFSLWLGAADQGLAYAGLALGTYLTLRVLNFPDLTVDGSFALGGGTAAVLISQGAPVPVALAMAILFGCLAGLVTGLIHTRLGVNDLFAGILTTTGLYSITLRLMGRSNIPLPETPAGIQALPDLGLGLDGQWAVALALTMLGLILLISLLLATDFGLSLRALGNNPTMARANGINQRRGLTVGIAAANGLVALAGALVANYQGFADVTMGIGSLILGLGMVIIGESVLRPRSVTQALLAVVLGAILFRTLIAIALQLGLEPVDLKLATALLLLIALALGRLSIPGLSDQGRLQG, translated from the coding sequence ATGTTCTCCCTCTGGCTTGGTGCCGCTGACCAGGGCCTGGCCTACGCAGGCCTGGCCCTGGGTACCTATCTGACCCTGCGGGTCCTTAACTTTCCCGATCTCACCGTCGACGGCTCCTTCGCCCTCGGCGGCGGCACGGCGGCGGTTTTGATCAGCCAGGGCGCCCCGGTGCCGGTGGCCCTTGCCATGGCGATTCTGTTTGGCTGCCTGGCCGGTCTGGTGACCGGCCTGATCCACACCCGCCTTGGCGTGAACGACCTGTTCGCCGGCATCCTCACCACCACTGGCCTCTACTCGATCACCCTGCGGCTGATGGGGCGCTCCAACATCCCCCTGCCGGAGACCCCTGCCGGCATCCAAGCCCTGCCCGACCTGGGCCTAGGCCTAGATGGGCAGTGGGCCGTAGCCCTTGCTCTGACAATGCTGGGCCTGATCCTGCTGATCAGCCTGCTGCTGGCCACCGATTTCGGTCTGTCCCTGCGGGCCCTGGGCAACAACCCCACCATGGCCAGGGCCAACGGCATCAACCAGCGCCGCGGCCTCACGGTGGGGATTGCCGCCGCCAATGGCCTGGTGGCCCTGGCTGGCGCCCTGGTGGCCAACTACCAGGGTTTCGCCGATGTGACCATGGGCATCGGCTCGCTGATTCTGGGCCTGGGCATGGTGATCATCGGCGAATCGGTGTTGCGGCCCCGCTCGGTGACCCAGGCCCTGCTGGCGGTGGTGCTGGGGGCAATCCTGTTCCGCACCCTGATCGCCATCGCCCTGCAGCTGGGTCTCGAGCCGGTGGACCTCAAGCTGGCCACGGCCCTGCTGCTGCTGATCGCCCTGGCCCTTGGGCGGCTGAGCATCCCGGGGCTCTCCGACCAGGGGAGGCTGCAGGGATGA